CTGGTGATCGCGGCAAAATACCAACCAGCGATCGCCGTCCTCGTCGCGCCAGAATGCACCCTCACGCTCCAGGATCACGCCCAGCCGAAGCCGCGCGTCGCGCAAATGGGCGTCGCTCACGCCCGGCAGGATCATCCCCCGTACGTAGCTCAGATGCGGCACCGTTCGCAGCAACGTGCGGATCAGCTGACAGAATCGCCTCACCGCCTGATCGCTCGCCCGCGCCTGCGCATCAAGCCGAAAATCGGTGATCGTCAGCACGTAACCGGCAGCGACTTTGTCGAGACGATGACAAAGGGACAGCTCGCCGTTCTCGACGCGTTGTCCCAGGGCGATGTGCATGCGTTCGCAGACTTCCGCGCGCGCCTTGAAACGGTGAGTCCTGAAAAATGCCGCAACGGCGCGCTCGCAGACTGTCATGAATGGGTCACTGGATAAGTCACTGGCTGAGTTAGCGGATGGCTTCGTAAAGCTTGGTGAGATGTTGCCCCGCGAGGCCGTACAGCTGACGCGTGACGTCGCGCAACTCGCCGCTCGCCGCATCGATACGCTGACGCAAACGATCGTTGCTCTTGCGCGTCTCGTCGGTCAGTCCGGTGGCGAACTCGCCGACCACCTCGTTGTCCCGCCCCCGATTCGACAGGTCGGCGGCTGCGAACTCGAACGCCGGTTTGCCGAACTGCCCGACGCCGCTCACCACGCCCCCGAACATCTGCCCGATCTCCATCTTGTCGCGCATGCCGTAGCGCGCGCCGATTGCGCTGCCGCCGAGCGCCATGACGCCCGTGAAAAGTGACCCACCAGCGGACGTCATCGCGGCCTCGTAGTGCTTCTTGTTGGCCTGGTATTTCTCGTCACGCGCCGCCACGCCTCTCGCGAACAGCATCACGTCGTGACGCGTGCGGTACGACTGATCGGTGTTGCGTTCGCCGACGCGAATTTCCATCATCAGCTTCACCAGTTGCATGAGCGTCACCAGTCCATCGACGGCACGTCCGCCACGGTCCGGCATCTGCACATTCGACACCCATGCGCCGCGCTCACTCTGCGCCGTGGTCTGCCACGGCTTCGTCGTTGCTATGCCTGTCATTTGCGTTCCCCTTTGCGTTCCATTTTCCGAAGACGCAGCCGAAGCCGCGTCGATGATCGATAACACGCACGCCGCTCACGCCATCGAGGCGGCGATGCGCATGCGCACAGCGCCTGTCTTCGTCACGGCGTCGCTGGCCGATTCCGCGATCTCGCCCTGCTGCGCCGACAAGGTCTCCATGCGTTTGGCGACGCGCTTCTTGTCGTCGCCGTTGAGCTCCATCAGGAACTGCAACCACAGCATTTCCGTGCCGATATCGCGCGCCTGCCGCTGAAGCTTCGCGCGCTGAATACCGATCGCGCCCGCCGTGATCTCGCGCGCGCCCACCACGCCACCGCGAATCACACCCGAGAGCGACCACATGCCGCGCACGATGGCGCGACGTCCCTGAGCGCCGATCTGCTGGCTGAACGACTTCGTCACATCGGTCGCCGTCACGCGTGCGCCCTTGGCCACCTGCTTGCCCGTCGACTTGACGACGTTATCGAACGAGCGCGACACCATCCGCTCGACCATCTCCTGCGTGAACTGCTCGGCCATGCGGTTAAAGCCACGTTTGACGAGATTGCGTGCGGTGCGCGTGCCGCTCTGCGCGAGCGACTTGCCGACGCGTTTTCCGACTTCCATGCCGACCTGATACGAAACTTCGGAGACGACACGCTGTTTGATCGCACCGATCGCTGCGTCGTCACCGGCCTTGACCGCTTTCGTGAGCGCTTCGCCCGCGCCGCCCTTCATCACACGCGTGGCAGTCTTCGTCACTGAGCGCGACGCCATGAATCCGCGCACCGACGTACCGAAGCCGACGACCATGCCGAGCGCCTGAAACGCCATCTGCGCGTAGCCCCACTTCGTGGCTTCCGCCTCGTACTTCTCGGCGTTCTCCGGATCGACGAGCGCCATCGTTTTGTAGACCGCAGCGCCGATGCCCGCGACGCCCGCGCCGATGTCGGCAATGCCGCCCGCAATCATCAGCGGGTTCATCGTCAGCACGCCGGTCACGAGCTTGACGGCGCCCACGACGACATCGATGGCCGCGACGATCCAATCGAAGATCACACCGAAGATGCCGCCCTTGCGCGCCTTGTCGGCATCCTTCGTGGCGGCGTCCATCTGCTCGCGGAATTTCTGGAGGTCTTCTTGCCGTAGCTTGTCTTGACGCTCCGCCAGCAGTTCCAGCGCCTTCTGTGTCGACTTCGCCGTATCGCCCATCGCTTGCATCGAGATCATCGACGCCACCATCACGAGCGTGGACGGATCGAGCTCCTCGAGACTCGCCAGATCGATCACGCCGAACTGCGACTGGGGACGCATGCCATCCGCCGCCATCGCACTACCAAGCGAATACAGACGCTGCAGCAGGCGGGCGAACGCTCCTTCCGCGTTCTGCCACGCCCCGGCGTCGGTCGCGTCGGGAAGGAAGTCTTCCGACGAGAGCCAATCGTCGGACATCTTGTCGTTTCGCAGGGCATGCGGCCCGATCGTGTCCGTGAGCTGCCTCGTGGGCTCCCGAACAGCGCCCAGGGATGACGGACGGTATGCCGCGCCTACTGCGCCAATCACAGTCATGTGTTTCCTTTCGATGGAGAAGTTGACAGGGCGTCGCACCGGGCGCGCGCCGAATGTGCGAGCTTGCGATGGTGCGTGTTCTCGCCGCAGAGCCGCAACGTCGCGAGGTAGGCTTTCGTCGCGTAAGACGCATTACCCACACTCTCGTAACTCATGCCCGCCAGATACGACGGACGCGGGTCCGCCGCGCGGATCACACCGGCCTTGGCAAAGCACGGCAGCGCGTCGGCATGCTGGCCGAGCCGCTGATAGCACAGGCCAAGACCGAACCAGTCGTCGAACGACCATTGGTCGAGCGTGGCGAGCATGAAGTAGATACGTTGCGCGGCCGCGATCTCGCCTTCCTTGAAACGTTGAAGCGCGTACGCACGAACGCACGCCAGATCGCTTTCGTCGAGATCCGCCAGCATGCGCAGCGCGCCACCTCGCTCGAAGAAGCGCGAGAAGATCGCCGCTGTGTCGTCGGCTGACGTGTCGTGCGTCTTATGTGCCAGCAATGAGGACATCGATGAAGATGAATTCACGAGCGCATCGAACCGTTGATCTGATTGAGCTGCTGCCCGCGCGAGCTGATGATCGTGTTGGCGAGCGTCGAGACGCCGTTGTATTCCTGGAGAAACTTGTTGATTTCGATGTTCTCGATGGTGCGGCTGTCGGTCGCTTCTTCACCCCGGCTGTCGGCCGCCGCCTTGAGCGCGCGCAGATGGTCTGCGCGGTAGTCGCCCGACGCCCCCGACGGTCCGACATAACCGTCCTCGCCGACTTTCTTGCTGCGTGCTTCCCAATCCTTCAGCGTCTTCTTCGCGCCGCTGTCGTCGATGGTGATCCTGAGGTCGTGCTTGTCGAAAAATTCGCGGATGCCGTCACCGATTTTGGTCGTTGCCGTCGTGCTGGTGCCGAGCTTGTTGATGAGCGTTTCGATCTGGTTTGCCACGTCGCGCGCCTCGCGACCGTGCGCCTGACGCGCGCGCATCGAGTCGATCTTCAGCTTGGCGTCGCCGCCGCTGGCCTGCATGAGCGTGGCAGCGTGCGCCAGCAATAGCGAGTGAATGTCGACGGTGCGTGTGGACGTCAGCGTGACGTCCGGCGACATCTGCTGCGAGACCGACGCGCCGTAGCGATACACATTCGATTGGATTGAAGTCATGGGGTCGTTCCTGAATTCGGTATGAGAGGGGAAGAGATGAGACGTGAAGAGAAAGGCAGCCGTCAGAGGCTGCTGACGATCTTGCTCATGATGTCGCGCAACTTGGCGATGACTGCGTTGCTCAGCGTCAGCGCGTTCTCGTAGCGCGACAGAAACTGCCTGAGTTCGATCTGTTCGACGGTGGCCGACTCGCTCGCACCCGACGCCATCGACTGCACACCGGCCCTGAGGCTGTCCAGGGCGGCGGTGCCGAGCGCACCCGAAGCGTGCGACGTCGACATCAACGCGTTGCGCACTACAAACTCACGCAGTCCTTCCGGCAAAGTCACGGTGGATTCGCCTGCGCGCAAGCGCCGCTGCATCTCGTCAATCGACGTCAGCCAGTCACGCGCATCGCGAGCGCTCGCCGAACGGGCGCGCGCCTTGCCCAGCCATTCGTCGACGCGCACCTGCAAGCCGTCCATCTGCTCGCTTGCGCGCTGCATCGTGCTTAACAGCGGGTTGTCGACTGCGCGGCTTTGCGATGCGGAACTTGCTCCCGGCGCAAATACGCCACCCAGTCGGGGCGCGTAGTGCGTGTCGATCATTCGGTAGATCATGTCGCCTCCGTCACGCACAGGTCCGATGCATCGCCCGGCTACGCGCCGAAGCGCGCGCCGGTTCGTCGTCCGCTGCGGGCATCTCGGCGTTCAACCGTTCGATCACACCCGCCAGAGCGACCGCCATGCGTTCGATCTCGCGCGCTTCGCGCTGAAACGCTTCGCTGTCGAGCAGCGCGTCGAGACGGGCGAGCTTGTCCCTCGCCTGCGGTGTATCAGCCTTTTCCATGCGCTCGATCTCGTCGAGTACCGTCTGGTAGTCGAGCGTCTGACGCGCCAGCTTGCGACCGGCCATCTGGATCTCGCCGCACGCGCGCTCGTACTGCGCGAGCAGGGCTTCCGGGTCATGGCTTTCGGGGAGTGAGGAGGAGGAGGACGTCGCCTCGGTGGCGTTCTGGGCGTTCGGGTCTTGAGGCACTTCGGACTTCAAGGACTTCAGGGACATCTGGGACATTTCAGGGCACCTCCGTACGTTTCGTAGCGGTTGTCATCACGACAACGGCATCGTACGGAGGTCCTCATGGTGCGCCTTTGCAAAGACCGCATTCCCTTCCGGGAACCGGCCTCACTTCAGTCATTTCCCAGTGACGAAGTGGTTACGCGCATCGCGTTGCACGATGCGCAGCCCCTTATCCGGCGGGGCGCTCCGGCCATGCTGCTTTAGATCGAACCTTCGGATTCACGCCTGCCCGAAGCCACCGCCTCCCGGCGTCTCCACGACAAAGATGTCGCCCGGCCGCATCTGCGTGCGTCCGATGTGTGCCAACGCTTCGCGCGAACCATCTACGCGCTCAACGTAGTTAGCGCCCAGCGCGCCCGTCCCACCGCCCTGCGCACCGAACGGTGCGTGCACACGATTGTTGGACAGAATCGACGCAGTCATCGGCGTGAGAAAGCGAATACGTCGCACCGCGCCGTTACCGCCTTGCCAGCGTCCGCTGCCGCCCGACCCCACACGAATGCGATGGCTCTCAAGGCGCACCGGATAGCGCCACTCCAGCACTTCCGGATCGGTCAGACGCGAGTTCGTCATATGCGTCTGCACGGCATCCGAACCGTTGAAGCCATTGCCCGCCCCGCTACCGCCCGAGATGGTTTCGTAGTACTGGTATGTCTCGTTGCCGAAGGTGAAGTTGTTCATCGTGCCCTGACTTGAGGCCACGCTACCGAGCGCACCGTAAAGCGCGTTGGTGATCGCCGACGACGTCTCCACGTTGCCCGACACCACCGCCGCCGGATACACGGGGTTGAGCATCGACCCTTCCGGCACGATCACCGTGAGCGGCTTCAGACAGCCCGCGTTGAGCGGGATGTCGTCGTCCACAAGCGTGCGGAAGACGTACAGCACCGCCGCCATGCACACCGCACGCGGGGCGTTGAAGTTGTTCGGCAGTTGCGCCGACGTGCCGGTGAAATCGATGGTGGCGCTTCTCGACGCCTGATCGACACGAATCGTCACGTCGATGACCGCCCCGTTGTCGAGCGGATAGCGGTAATGCCCGTCGCCCAACGCACCGATCACGCGACGCACCGCCGCCTCGGCGTTGTCCTGCACGTGCCCCATGTACGCCAGCACGACGTCGCGTCCGAAGTCGTTCACCATGCGGCGCAGCTCGTCCACGCCCTTCTGGTTCGCTGCCACCTGCGCGCGCAGATCGGCCATGTTCTGGTCGATGTTGCGCGCCGGATAGCGTGCGCCACCGAGCAACTCTCGTGTCTCGCGATCGCGCAGTTCGCCGGCGGCCACGAGTTGCCAGTTGTCGATCAGCACGCCCTCTTCTTCGACGTGCGTGGAATCCGGCGGCATCGAGCCCGGCGTGATCCCGCCGATATCTGCGTGATGGCCACGCGATCCGACGTAGAACAGCGGTTCCGCCACGTGTGAACCCGATGCACCGTCGTCATCTTTGACGAACACCGGCGTGATGACGGTGACGTCCGGCAAGTGTGTGCCGCCGTGGTACGGATCGTTGAGCATGAAGACGTCGCCCTCGCGCATGCGCCCGCGATTGCGCTCGATCACCGTCTTGATGCTCTCGCCCATCGAACCCAGGTGCACCGGCATGTGCGGTGCGTTGGCGATGAGGCTGCCGTCACGGTCGAACAGCGCGCACGAGAAGTCCAGACGCTCCTTGATGTTCACCGAGTACGCCGTATTTTGCAGACGCAGCCCCATCTGCTCGGCAATCGACATGAAAAGATTGTTGAAGATTTCCAGGCGCACCGGATCGGCCTGCGTGCCGAGCCCGCGCTGGGTTTCCCGGGGCACCACGCGCGTGAGCACGAGGTTGCCCTGCCCGGTCATCTGCGCCTGCCAGCCCGGCTCGACCACTGTCGTACCGCTCTTTTCCGCGACGATGGCGGGACCGTCGAGGGTGTCGCCCGCCAGCAGGGTGT
This window of the Pandoraea sputorum genome carries:
- the sctE gene encoding type III secretion system translocon subunit SctE codes for the protein MSDDWLSSEDFLPDATDAGAWQNAEGAFARLLQRLYSLGSAMAADGMRPQSQFGVIDLASLEELDPSTLVMVASMISMQAMGDTAKSTQKALELLAERQDKLRQEDLQKFREQMDAATKDADKARKGGIFGVIFDWIVAAIDVVVGAVKLVTGVLTMNPLMIAGGIADIGAGVAGIGAAVYKTMALVDPENAEKYEAEATKWGYAQMAFQALGMVVGFGTSVRGFMASRSVTKTATRVMKGGAGEALTKAVKAGDDAAIGAIKQRVVSEVSYQVGMEVGKRVGKSLAQSGTRTARNLVKRGFNRMAEQFTQEMVERMVSRSFDNVVKSTGKQVAKGARVTATDVTKSFSQQIGAQGRRAIVRGMWSLSGVIRGGVVGAREITAGAIGIQRAKLQRQARDIGTEMLWLQFLMELNGDDKKRVAKRMETLSAQQGEIAESASDAVTKTGAVRMRIAASMA
- a CDS encoding CesD/SycD/LcrH family type III secretion system chaperone → MNSSSSMSSLLAHKTHDTSADDTAAIFSRFFERGGALRMLADLDESDLACVRAYALQRFKEGEIAAAQRIYFMLATLDQWSFDDWFGLGLCYQRLGQHADALPCFAKAGVIRAADPRPSYLAGMSYESVGNASYATKAYLATLRLCGENTHHRKLAHSARARCDALSTSPSKGNT